One genomic window of Sporosarcina ureae includes the following:
- a CDS encoding YbbR-like domain-containing protein, whose amino-acid sequence MDKFMDSPWFLRLTALFLAIMLFLSVKAEDQSSRNTIGDVFDLLQDVPVEVYYDTENLVVTGVPDMVNMTIEGPAQIVQTTKLLKDFTLKLDLQNLTLGEHTVRIQAENLSDKLDVRLDPSTVNINIEEKVTQSFRVDPEMNTRLLAEGYEVKSMGVHPSSINVTGAKSVVDAISFVKVSITNDGSLNKSFEQKSRVRVLDRDLNKLSVELDPEEVTVKVDIQEYSREIPLKLQQKGQSPDGITIESAVPDVQSIRVYGPKSIVDAIKEIPVELDIDKINKSGKVEVDIKNPEGITKVTPAKLKIQVKVSGDTSDISKKTDDKKES is encoded by the coding sequence ATGGATAAATTTATGGATAGCCCCTGGTTTCTTCGACTAACTGCTCTATTTTTGGCGATTATGCTGTTTTTATCAGTAAAAGCGGAGGATCAATCAAGTCGTAATACAATAGGCGATGTGTTCGATCTCTTGCAAGACGTACCGGTGGAAGTTTATTACGATACGGAAAATTTAGTAGTAACAGGAGTACCTGACATGGTCAATATGACGATTGAAGGACCGGCCCAAATTGTACAGACTACTAAACTGTTAAAAGATTTTACATTGAAATTAGATTTACAAAACTTGACACTCGGTGAACATACCGTACGTATACAAGCGGAAAATTTGTCAGATAAACTGGATGTTCGACTTGATCCTTCAACAGTTAATATTAATATTGAGGAGAAGGTAACCCAGTCATTTCGTGTCGATCCTGAGATGAATACTAGATTGTTAGCAGAAGGATATGAAGTGAAAAGCATGGGTGTCCACCCCTCTTCGATTAATGTTACAGGTGCGAAAAGTGTTGTGGATGCGATTAGTTTCGTAAAAGTTTCTATTACCAATGACGGTAGCCTAAATAAGTCTTTTGAGCAAAAATCACGCGTTCGCGTATTGGATCGCGACTTGAATAAGCTATCCGTTGAATTGGATCCGGAAGAAGTCACGGTGAAAGTAGATATCCAAGAATATAGTCGTGAAATTCCATTGAAATTGCAACAAAAGGGACAATCTCCAGATGGAATAACTATTGAAAGTGCAGTACCTGATGTTCAATCCATTCGTGTATACGGTCCAAAAAGTATAGTGGACGCAATTAAAGAAATCCCAGTGGAACTGGATATAGATAAAATAAATAAGTCCGGAAAAGTGGAAGTGGATATAAAAAATCCTGAAGGGATTACTAAAGTGACACCTGCTAAATTAAAAATTCAGGTGAAAGTTTCAGGTGATACTTCCGACATATCGAAAAAGACGGATGATAAGAAAGAATCATAA
- a CDS encoding KinB-signaling pathway activation protein, with the protein MTIRNWVKFFLRAMAIGGAITAVVGLIVRWDFFYGYLQAGEIWQFLGAFLWMIFLGFTMSVIAQMGFFAYLTVHQFGVNLFRTLTLWNWVQMLIIVVVLFDLVFFRFQLTKADTSRTVLYIFLLITLIAVSVVTAYFKAQWTKKHALISALFFMIVITTLEWLPALMVTSGNKDEWVTILLFPLLAVNAYQLLVLPKYNKQSDIDKEKLDKRRNDRKKMKKQVGKSKKN; encoded by the coding sequence GTGACAATACGAAATTGGGTTAAATTTTTCTTACGCGCAATGGCAATTGGCGGAGCGATTACAGCGGTTGTCGGTCTAATTGTACGTTGGGACTTTTTCTATGGATACTTACAGGCAGGCGAGATATGGCAATTTCTTGGTGCTTTTTTATGGATGATTTTCTTAGGATTTACGATGAGTGTAATTGCGCAGATGGGTTTCTTCGCCTATTTGACCGTTCATCAGTTTGGCGTGAATTTGTTCCGTACACTAACGTTGTGGAACTGGGTTCAAATGTTGATCATAGTAGTCGTGCTGTTTGATTTAGTCTTTTTCCGTTTCCAATTAACGAAAGCAGATACGAGTCGTACAGTTCTGTATATCTTCTTACTGATTACCTTGATTGCAGTATCCGTAGTGACAGCGTACTTCAAAGCACAGTGGACGAAAAAACATGCATTGATTTCTGCATTATTTTTCATGATTGTTATCACGACGCTTGAATGGTTGCCGGCACTTATGGTCACTTCAGGTAACAAAGATGAATGGGTAACTATTCTCTTATTCCCGCTACTCGCAGTGAATGCGTATCAATTATTAGTATTGCCTAAATACAATAAACAATCCGATATTGATAAAGAAAAGTTGGATAAACGCAGAAATGATAGAAAAAAGATGAAGAAACAAGTAGGCAAATCCAAAAAAAACTGA
- the cdaA gene encoding diadenylate cyclase CdaA, translating to MPGLEQATTLAPIEILKNIVDVLLVWFVLYKLITIIKGTKAVQLLKGIFVILIGRYITEWFGLKTLQWMMEEVLRFGFLAAIIIFQPELRRALEQLGRGKLFARTAMQEEEERDRLIEAFVKSVSYMAKRRIGALITIEKETGLSEYIETGTPMNSHITSELLINIFIPNTPLHDGAVIVTKNRIAAAGCYLPLSESPFISKELGTRHRAALGISEVTDSVTIIVSEETGAISLAADGEINRKLDIEEFEKLLRISWFGNTTGQTDTSLWKWGKRKNG from the coding sequence ATGCCGGGTTTGGAGCAAGCAACAACGTTAGCACCAATAGAAATACTGAAAAATATTGTGGATGTGCTTCTTGTTTGGTTCGTACTCTATAAATTAATTACCATCATTAAAGGAACAAAGGCTGTTCAATTACTAAAAGGTATATTTGTGATTCTAATCGGTCGCTATATTACAGAATGGTTCGGTTTGAAGACGCTTCAATGGATGATGGAAGAAGTACTTCGATTTGGTTTTTTGGCTGCGATCATTATATTCCAGCCTGAACTTCGCAGAGCATTAGAGCAATTGGGACGGGGCAAACTCTTTGCACGTACTGCTATGCAGGAGGAAGAAGAACGTGACCGCTTGATTGAAGCATTCGTCAAATCCGTTAGCTATATGGCGAAGCGGCGTATTGGTGCGCTAATTACAATTGAGAAGGAAACAGGTCTTAGTGAATATATCGAAACAGGTACCCCTATGAATTCACATATTACTTCCGAACTTCTTATCAATATTTTCATTCCAAACACACCATTGCATGACGGTGCGGTTATTGTGACGAAGAACCGTATTGCTGCCGCAGGTTGTTATTTACCATTGTCGGAAAGTCCGTTTATTTCCAAAGAGCTCGGTACACGACACCGTGCGGCGCTTGGAATCAGTGAGGTGACTGATTCAGTAACCATCATTGTGTCAGAAGAAACGGGTGCCATAAGTCTGGCTGCAGATGGAGAAATCAATCGGAAATTGGATATTGAGGAATTCGAAAAGCTATTACGTATTTCCTGGTTCGGTAACACAACAGGACAAACAGATACTTCTCTATGGAAGTGGGGGAAGAGAAAAAATGGATAA
- the rocF gene encoding arginase, whose amino-acid sequence MRELNISIIGVPVDLGQSRRGVDMGPSAIRYAGAVERLQALGHHVMDEGNISVSPIRDLSCNEVGLKNLTEVTEATEELAATVSAIVKNKKFPLVLGGDHSIAIGTLAGLAEHYKNLGVIWYDAHADMNTSETSPSGNIHGMPLAVSMGLGHEQLVNVHSEGAKIKPENVVIIGARSVDPGERQMIKEKGVKVFTMHEIDRYGMSVVIQQTLEYFASRQVDGVHLSLDLDGLDPLYTPGVGTPVPGGITYRESHLAMELLEDAHVITSAEFVEVNPVLDEYNKTADVAVGLMGSLFGEKLL is encoded by the coding sequence ATGCGCGAACTAAACATTTCAATAATTGGAGTACCCGTGGATCTTGGTCAGAGCCGCCGTGGAGTGGATATGGGACCCAGTGCGATTCGATATGCAGGAGCGGTAGAGCGTCTGCAGGCATTAGGGCATCACGTAATGGACGAAGGAAATATTTCTGTTTCTCCCATTCGTGATTTATCGTGTAATGAGGTTGGGTTGAAGAACTTAACAGAAGTGACTGAAGCGACTGAAGAGCTTGCTGCGACAGTTTCGGCTATTGTAAAAAACAAGAAGTTTCCACTCGTGCTTGGTGGAGATCATAGTATCGCAATAGGCACACTTGCAGGGTTGGCAGAACACTATAAAAACCTTGGTGTTATTTGGTACGATGCGCATGCAGATATGAATACAAGCGAAACATCTCCGTCGGGAAATATCCACGGTATGCCGCTCGCGGTCAGCATGGGGCTGGGCCATGAACAATTGGTGAATGTGCATAGTGAAGGAGCAAAAATCAAGCCTGAAAATGTAGTGATTATCGGAGCACGCTCAGTAGATCCTGGTGAACGCCAAATGATTAAAGAAAAAGGCGTAAAAGTATTTACTATGCATGAAATCGACCGTTATGGAATGTCAGTGGTCATACAGCAAACACTTGAATATTTTGCATCAAGACAAGTAGATGGTGTTCATTTGTCATTAGACTTGGACGGTTTGGATCCGTTATATACACCGGGAGTAGGAACACCGGTGCCAGGTGGAATCACATACCGTGAAAGTCATTTGGCTATGGAATTACTTGAAGATGCACATGTCATTACATCCGCGGAATTTGTTGAGGTGAACCCTGTACTTGACGAGTACAATAAGACGGCTGACGTAGCAGTCGGCTTGATGGGTTCGTTATTTGGTGAAAAACTATTGTAA
- a CDS encoding N-acetylmuramoyl-L-alanine amidase, which produces MKKWLVTGLLIIFSLGGVLYGVKASDRGFFLPSELGGVSILIDPGHGGEDGGASAGELIEKDITLNISHEVSKLLKKKGATVEMTREKSGDAVAEHAPSETFTSLRSRKFADLKLRESMAVESKPDMFISVHVNAIPEERWRGAQVFYHPGGHPEGKQLATSIQNELRDQLKNTEREAMKITGVYLLKKVPVPAVLVETGFLSNPEERKLLSSKSYQKKVAAAIVDGIVKYQLAEEQ; this is translated from the coding sequence ATGAAAAAGTGGCTTGTGACAGGGTTGCTAATAATTTTCTCATTAGGTGGAGTGTTATACGGTGTCAAAGCATCTGATCGTGGATTCTTTCTGCCCTCAGAACTCGGTGGTGTAAGCATCTTAATTGATCCTGGGCATGGTGGGGAAGACGGAGGTGCTTCGGCAGGCGAACTCATTGAAAAAGATATTACGTTAAACATCTCCCATGAAGTAAGTAAACTATTGAAGAAAAAAGGTGCAACCGTAGAAATGACGAGAGAGAAAAGCGGGGATGCAGTAGCGGAACATGCACCATCCGAGACGTTCACTTCATTGAGAAGCAGAAAGTTCGCAGATTTGAAACTACGTGAAAGCATGGCAGTAGAATCGAAGCCTGACATGTTTATCAGCGTACACGTGAACGCAATTCCAGAAGAACGCTGGAGAGGCGCGCAAGTATTCTATCATCCAGGGGGCCATCCAGAGGGTAAGCAGCTGGCGACGTCCATCCAAAATGAACTGCGCGACCAGTTGAAAAATACAGAGCGGGAAGCTATGAAAATCACAGGTGTCTATTTGTTGAAAAAAGTACCGGTGCCAGCTGTATTGGTAGAAACAGGTTTCCTGTCCAATCCGGAAGAAAGAAAGTTATTATCAAGTAAATCCTATCAGAAAAAAGTGGCGGCAGCGATTGTAGATGGAATCGTAAAATATCAACTCGCTGAAGAGCAATAA
- the gerD gene encoding spore germination lipoprotein GerD, with amino-acid sequence MKKFAVLFLFLLFLTGCSGSHQAAPSYDEMKKMMTDAIQTEDGKKALRKLMTDPEFRELLVLEQPEVKQSIENVLLSKEGERFWKTAFEDPKFTESIAKSMKKQQADIMKDLMGDASFQKEMEKFFGQPDMMKQMENIVNSATLKKEMEKTIQDTINSPLMQAKWQELIMKAGKGAAEGSTKDGGKGEKTDEEGK; translated from the coding sequence ATGAAAAAATTCGCAGTTCTTTTTCTATTCCTTCTATTCCTTACGGGTTGCAGCGGAAGTCATCAAGCAGCACCAAGCTATGATGAGATGAAAAAGATGATGACAGATGCAATCCAGACGGAAGACGGAAAAAAGGCACTACGTAAATTGATGACTGATCCCGAATTCAGGGAGTTATTAGTACTTGAACAACCAGAAGTCAAGCAGAGCATTGAGAATGTACTGCTTTCTAAAGAAGGTGAACGTTTTTGGAAAACCGCTTTTGAAGATCCTAAATTCACTGAATCCATCGCAAAAAGCATGAAAAAACAACAAGCGGATATCATGAAAGATTTGATGGGAGATGCTTCTTTTCAAAAAGAAATGGAGAAGTTTTTCGGTCAACCTGACATGATGAAACAAATGGAGAATATCGTCAATTCAGCAACGCTCAAGAAGGAAATGGAAAAGACTATACAGGACACTATCAATAGTCCTCTCATGCAAGCAAAGTGGCAAGAATTGATTATGAAAGCAGGAAAAGGTGCTGCAGAGGGATCCACCAAGGATGGTGGTAAAGGAGAAAAAACAGACGAAGAAGGAAAATAA
- a CDS encoding EAL and GGDEF domain-containing protein, with product MQEFLNGMDVFVESSSEKELQKVLSDISYTLEQAAIVAITDSKGTIQYANEHFERLSKYSRKELIGANQRIVNSGHHDAAFFKEMWSTIGMGNTWRGDICNRAKDGSTYWVDTTIVAFLNDKGKPYQYISIRYDITERKKMELEIRKNADLYEIITDNASDYIAIIDRQGKLYYVSPSFQKLLGHSVDELYSNSFFSYISKKNRQQVQKKIMQFGGYQRQAFNIEYSFLDSKKGLHVMEAKINEVKESVEYEDKLLVVMRDVTERVKSDEKIKYLVYNDQLTSLMNRNSFREQMALAFERARTRKQVFALVHINIDRLRYANDLLGHEAGDYLLAMVGERLKKRTGPESLLARIAGDEFAFIISGLKDEEEFYNHAEDIRTFLEQPIQVGKQNYTLSISCGISMYPEHANQPSDLVTKATLALGKVKLHGGGATEMYEPGTSKMSLERILLENELRKSVQQQHFYLEYQPKVLLDTGELTGVEALVRWKHPDLGVIPPNKFIPLAEETKIIVSLGEWILREVCKRAQIERAAGGECRFAVNVSTVQMKEEGFVDSVLNIIKEYRVPPEMLELELTESSFMDTIGMKESIQRLRSEGITIAIDDFGTGYSTFSYIKELPADTLKIDMAFVRDILENENSQAIVKAIVTLADTAGLNVVAEGIELQEQAKMLYNLGCREGQGYYFGRPMSLEDAKRI from the coding sequence ATGCAAGAATTTTTAAACGGTATGGATGTATTTGTTGAGTCTAGTAGTGAAAAGGAATTACAAAAGGTTCTTAGTGATATTTCTTATACACTAGAACAAGCAGCTATCGTCGCAATCACCGACTCAAAAGGAACGATCCAATATGCAAACGAACACTTCGAAAGACTTTCAAAATACTCAAGAAAAGAATTAATTGGTGCTAATCAACGTATTGTAAACTCAGGTCACCATGACGCAGCGTTCTTTAAAGAGATGTGGTCAACGATTGGGATGGGCAATACTTGGCGTGGCGATATATGTAATCGTGCGAAGGATGGTTCAACGTATTGGGTAGACACCACAATCGTCGCATTTTTAAATGATAAAGGAAAACCTTATCAATATATTTCAATCCGCTATGATATTACCGAGAGAAAGAAAATGGAACTAGAAATACGAAAAAATGCAGATCTTTATGAAATTATTACAGACAATGCATCTGACTATATTGCGATTATTGATCGGCAGGGGAAACTTTACTATGTCTCTCCATCATTTCAGAAGCTTCTTGGACATTCAGTGGATGAACTATATTCCAATTCATTCTTTTCCTATATTTCTAAGAAAAATCGCCAACAGGTACAAAAGAAAATTATGCAATTTGGAGGATATCAACGCCAAGCATTTAATATAGAGTACTCTTTTTTAGATAGTAAAAAAGGGTTGCATGTTATGGAAGCGAAAATTAATGAAGTGAAAGAATCAGTTGAATATGAAGATAAATTATTGGTTGTCATGCGAGATGTCACCGAACGTGTGAAATCAGACGAAAAAATCAAATATCTTGTCTACAATGACCAACTAACTTCCTTAATGAACCGAAATTCGTTTAGAGAACAGATGGCACTGGCATTTGAAAGAGCACGTACCCGCAAGCAAGTATTTGCCCTCGTTCATATAAATATTGATCGTCTGCGCTATGCTAACGATTTACTAGGGCATGAAGCAGGGGATTATTTATTGGCGATGGTTGGAGAACGGCTGAAAAAAAGAACAGGTCCTGAAAGCCTATTAGCCCGTATTGCGGGAGATGAATTCGCATTCATCATATCCGGTTTGAAAGATGAAGAAGAGTTTTATAATCATGCGGAAGATATTCGTACGTTTTTAGAACAACCAATCCAAGTTGGAAAACAAAACTACACATTGTCCATTAGTTGCGGTATTTCTATGTATCCCGAACACGCCAATCAGCCGTCTGATTTGGTCACTAAAGCTACATTGGCATTGGGGAAGGTCAAGTTACATGGTGGCGGGGCTACTGAAATGTACGAGCCGGGTACTTCAAAGATGTCTTTAGAGCGAATTTTGTTGGAAAATGAATTACGTAAAAGTGTGCAACAACAACATTTCTATCTTGAGTACCAGCCGAAAGTATTACTAGATACCGGTGAGTTGACTGGCGTAGAAGCACTTGTGCGTTGGAAACACCCCGATTTAGGTGTTATTCCGCCTAATAAGTTCATTCCACTCGCTGAGGAAACGAAAATCATTGTATCGCTTGGAGAATGGATTTTACGGGAAGTGTGTAAACGCGCACAAATAGAACGGGCAGCTGGTGGAGAATGCCGCTTTGCTGTGAATGTTTCAACAGTTCAAATGAAAGAAGAAGGCTTTGTTGACTCCGTTTTGAATATTATTAAAGAATATCGCGTACCGCCTGAGATGCTAGAGTTGGAACTGACAGAAAGCTCATTTATGGATACGATAGGCATGAAAGAATCCATTCAAAGACTTCGAAGTGAAGGGATTACGATTGCGATTGACGACTTTGGGACAGGTTATAGTACGTTTAGTTATATTAAAGAACTCCCGGCTGATACGTTAAAAATTGATATGGCATTTGTACGGGATATATTGGAGAATGAAAACAGTCAGGCTATTGTCAAAGCGATTGTGACACTTGCTGATACGGCGGGGTTGAACGTAGTGGCGGAAGGAATAGAATTACAGGAGCAGGCCAAAATGCTCTACAACTTAGGATGCCGCGAAGGACAAGGCTATTATTTCGGTCGACCCATGTCACTAGAAGATGCGAAAAGAATATGA
- a CDS encoding anti-sigma factor family protein, whose amino-acid sequence MEKCPKHVVHYMHAFLDGEITNEEELVMNEHLKSCEECRETFEELEQTVTLFKGVDVVEAPPGFVNGVTARLPRRTIKKGPSKWFRQHPFMVAAAMFLLLMSASFFSSFENEQQFSFTKQPNLVVEGETVVVPAGETVVGDLVVKNGDLRIEGEVDGDVTVIRGSKYMASTAVITGSSEEIDEIFDWLWYKMKSLAKEIIPASKEQKLENE is encoded by the coding sequence ATGGAAAAATGTCCTAAACATGTTGTCCATTATATGCATGCGTTTTTAGATGGTGAAATCACCAATGAGGAAGAACTAGTTATGAACGAACATTTGAAGTCATGTGAAGAGTGCAGAGAAACATTTGAGGAACTAGAGCAGACCGTTACTTTATTTAAGGGTGTGGATGTAGTGGAAGCACCTCCTGGCTTTGTCAATGGTGTAACTGCAAGATTGCCGAGACGGACAATCAAGAAAGGTCCGAGTAAATGGTTTCGTCAGCATCCATTTATGGTGGCGGCTGCAATGTTTTTATTGCTTATGAGTGCATCTTTCTTCTCAAGTTTTGAAAATGAACAGCAGTTTTCATTTACAAAACAGCCTAATTTGGTTGTAGAGGGGGAAACGGTTGTGGTGCCAGCAGGAGAAACGGTTGTTGGTGATCTTGTGGTGAAGAACGGAGACCTTCGGATTGAAGGAGAAGTTGATGGTGATGTCACGGTTATTAGAGGTTCTAAGTATATGGCTTCAACGGCCGTTATTACGGGATCCAGTGAAGAAATTGATGAGATCTTTGATTGGCTGTGGTATAAGATGAAGTCTTTGGCAAAAGAAATTATCCCTGCATCGAAGGAACAAAAGCTTGAAAATGAATGA
- the glmM gene encoding phosphoglucosamine mutase yields MTQYFGTDGVRGIANEELTPELAFKLGRIGGYLFTKDVEEKAEVLVGRDTRISGLMLENALIAGLLSVGVEVMKLGVISTPGVAYLTRVMNAQAGVMISASHNPVEDNGIKFFGETGFKLTDAQEEEFEQLLNAEEDTLPRPVGGNVGTITEYFEGGQKYIQYLKQIVDDDFENIHVALDCAHGATSVLATHVFADLDADLTTMGASPNGLNINDGVGSTHPEALAALVVEKSADIGLAFDGDGDRLIAVDEKGNIVDGDQIMFIVARYLHSKGRLKSDTIVSTVMSNLGFYKALEEFGMKSVQTAVGDRYVVEEMRKNHYNLGGEQSGHIIFMDYNTTGDGLLTALQLVNIMQQTGKKLSELASEMKVYPQKLINIRVMDKYAVMDNMRIVGVINEVEKEMNGQGRVLVRPSGTEPLVRVMVESETEAQCADYADRISQVVKEEMGLE; encoded by the coding sequence ATGACACAGTATTTTGGAACAGATGGCGTCAGAGGTATAGCCAACGAGGAACTAACACCTGAATTGGCATTTAAATTAGGCAGGATCGGTGGATATTTATTTACTAAAGATGTGGAAGAGAAAGCCGAAGTGCTAGTAGGAAGAGATACACGAATTTCTGGTTTAATGCTTGAAAATGCTTTAATAGCAGGCTTATTATCTGTTGGTGTGGAAGTTATGAAATTAGGCGTAATTAGTACACCAGGCGTAGCCTATTTAACACGTGTCATGAACGCACAAGCAGGTGTTATGATTTCAGCATCACATAATCCAGTTGAAGATAATGGAATTAAGTTCTTTGGAGAAACCGGCTTTAAATTAACTGACGCACAGGAAGAAGAATTCGAACAACTATTAAATGCAGAAGAAGATACATTGCCTCGTCCTGTTGGTGGAAATGTTGGAACCATAACGGAATACTTTGAAGGCGGTCAAAAGTATATTCAATATCTGAAACAAATTGTCGATGACGATTTCGAGAATATTCATGTGGCACTTGATTGTGCACATGGTGCGACATCAGTCTTGGCAACTCATGTATTTGCAGACTTGGATGCAGACTTGACTACAATGGGTGCTTCTCCAAATGGTTTGAATATTAATGATGGCGTTGGCTCCACACACCCTGAAGCACTTGCAGCACTCGTAGTAGAAAAGAGTGCAGATATCGGTTTAGCATTTGATGGCGATGGAGATCGTCTTATCGCAGTAGATGAAAAAGGAAACATTGTCGATGGCGACCAAATTATGTTTATTGTAGCTCGATATTTACATAGCAAAGGCAGATTAAAATCAGACACTATCGTCTCTACTGTGATGAGCAACCTAGGTTTCTATAAAGCTCTAGAGGAATTTGGCATGAAGAGTGTTCAAACAGCTGTAGGTGATCGGTATGTCGTAGAAGAAATGCGTAAAAATCATTATAATCTTGGTGGTGAGCAATCAGGCCATATTATCTTTATGGATTATAATACAACGGGCGATGGCTTACTGACGGCATTGCAACTTGTGAACATCATGCAGCAAACAGGTAAAAAATTATCTGAATTAGCTAGCGAAATGAAAGTGTATCCACAGAAACTTATTAATATTCGTGTAATGGATAAATATGCGGTCATGGATAATATGCGTATTGTCGGGGTTATTAACGAAGTAGAGAAAGAGATGAACGGACAGGGAAGAGTACTTGTACGTCCTTCAGGGACAGAGCCCCTCGTTCGTGTAATGGTCGAATCTGAAACAGAAGCACAATGTGCAGACTATGCAGATCGGATTTCACAAGTAGTAAAAGAAGAAATGGGTCTAGAGTAA
- a CDS encoding Mrp/NBP35 family ATP-binding protein produces MINEQQVRELIGALEDPFLHKTLAETNGIVDVTIKPEKEHVSVKVAIAKVNTGEQLTLQSKVVEVLKEAGADSVGIRFEELPKEVLEQFRGTVTEAEAQDILSPVSNIEFISIASGKGGVGKSTVSVNLAVALARRGKKVGLIDADIYGFSVPDMMGITAMPEVREDRIMPVERFGVKVISMGFFVEDNAPVVWRGPMLGKVLDQFFRDVDWGELDYLLLDLPPGTGDVALDIHQMIPASKEIVVTTPHPTAAFVAARAGAMALQTEHELLGVIENMSWFASEVTGEKEYVFGQGGGVRLSEELRTELLGQIPLGQPDWNETDFAPSVYAEDHPIGKIYLDVADTVIKKTEK; encoded by the coding sequence GTGATTAATGAACAACAAGTTCGTGAACTGATTGGCGCATTGGAAGATCCGTTTTTACATAAAACATTGGCAGAAACAAATGGTATTGTGGATGTAACCATCAAACCAGAGAAAGAACATGTCAGTGTTAAAGTCGCGATTGCGAAAGTGAATACCGGAGAGCAATTGACGCTACAATCAAAAGTGGTAGAAGTATTGAAAGAAGCAGGAGCCGATTCGGTAGGTATTAGATTTGAAGAACTGCCTAAAGAAGTATTAGAACAATTTCGTGGTACAGTTACGGAAGCGGAAGCACAAGATATCTTATCGCCAGTATCCAATATTGAGTTTATTTCGATTGCATCTGGAAAAGGCGGCGTAGGGAAATCTACAGTTTCTGTCAACTTAGCAGTGGCTTTAGCCAGACGTGGCAAAAAAGTTGGTTTGATCGATGCAGATATTTATGGATTCAGTGTACCAGATATGATGGGTATTACAGCTATGCCTGAAGTCCGGGAAGATCGTATCATGCCGGTAGAACGTTTTGGCGTAAAAGTGATTTCAATGGGCTTCTTTGTTGAAGATAACGCACCTGTTGTATGGCGTGGACCTATGCTTGGAAAAGTGTTAGATCAATTCTTCCGTGACGTAGACTGGGGCGAGTTGGATTATTTGTTGCTCGACTTACCACCAGGAACAGGGGACGTAGCGCTTGATATTCACCAAATGATTCCAGCATCCAAAGAAATTGTGGTTACTACACCGCACCCAACTGCAGCATTCGTTGCAGCACGTGCGGGGGCGATGGCATTACAGACTGAACATGAGTTGCTCGGTGTTATTGAAAACATGTCTTGGTTTGCATCGGAAGTAACAGGCGAAAAAGAGTATGTCTTTGGTCAAGGCGGTGGTGTTCGTCTATCTGAAGAACTTCGTACAGAATTACTAGGACAAATACCTCTCGGTCAACCTGACTGGAACGAAACGGATTTTGCACCTTCCGTCTATGCAGAAGATCATCCGATCGGGAAAATCTATTTAGACGTTGCCGATACAGTAATCAAAAAAACGGAAAAGTAA
- the sigW gene encoding RNA polymerase sigma factor SigW yields MDELINKRVKEVLHGNQEAFEEIVIHFQHRLYQVCYRMLNNAAEAEDIAQEAFVRAYVNLETYDQKRKFSTWLYRIATNLCIDRIRKKKPDHYLDATIPGTEGLDMYSQIAAVQQLPEEEVEKMEMKDRIQYEVNRLPDKYRTIIILRYMEDLQLQEIADILEMPLGTVKTRVHRGREALRQQMGSM; encoded by the coding sequence TTGGACGAGTTAATTAACAAACGAGTAAAAGAAGTTTTACATGGCAATCAGGAAGCTTTTGAGGAAATCGTAATCCATTTTCAGCACCGGCTATATCAAGTGTGCTACCGAATGTTGAACAATGCAGCAGAGGCAGAAGATATTGCGCAAGAAGCCTTTGTGCGTGCTTATGTAAACTTGGAAACCTATGATCAAAAGAGAAAATTTTCTACTTGGCTGTACCGTATTGCGACCAATTTGTGTATAGACCGCATTCGTAAGAAAAAACCTGATCACTACTTGGATGCTACAATTCCAGGGACGGAAGGCTTGGATATGTATTCACAAATTGCAGCGGTGCAACAATTACCGGAAGAAGAAGTAGAAAAGATGGAAATGAAGGATCGTATTCAATATGAAGTAAACAGGCTGCCCGATAAATACCGCACGATTATTATTTTACGATATATGGAAGACCTACAGTTGCAGGAAATTGCTGACATTTTGGAGATGCCACTCGGCACAGTAAAAACACGAGTACATCGAGGACGAGAAGCACTTCGGCAACAAATGGGGAGTATGTAG